A stretch of the Nothobranchius furzeri strain GRZ-AD chromosome 5, NfurGRZ-RIMD1, whole genome shotgun sequence genome encodes the following:
- the tent5aa gene encoding terminal nucleotidyltransferase 5A: protein MSEDDSSSGASCVSDTDSSSASVLSWEQVQRLDAILTETIPIHGRGNFPTLEMQPRQIVKVVRTRLEEKQIHVRDVRLNGSAASHILHEYSGLGYKDLDLIFCADLKGESEFQTVKDIVLDCLLDFLPDCVNKEKISPLTLKEAYVQKMVKVCNDSDRWSLISLSNNRGKNVELKFVDSLRRQFEFSVDSFQIKLDSLLLFYECSENPMAETFHPTIVGESVYGDFSEALDHLRHKIICTRNPEEIRGGGLLKYCHLQVRGFRPASETEMKSLQRYMCSRFFIDFPDIGEQQRKLESYLQNHFVGLEDRKYDYLMTLHGVVNESTVCLMGHERRQTLGLIAMLAVRVLAEQNVIPNVANVTCYYQPAPYVADGNFSNYYIAQVQPVFACQQPTYSTWLPCN from the exons ATGTCAGAGGACGATAGCAGCTCAGGCGCCAGCTGTGTGTCTGACACTGACAGCAGCAGCGCCAGCGTCCTCAGCTGGGAGCAAGTGCAGCGGCTGGACGCCATCCTGACGGAGACCATTCCGATCCACGGCCGGGGAAACTTTCCCACTCTGGAAATGCAGCCACGGCAGATCGTTAAAGTGGTGCGGACTCGATTGGAGGAGAAGCAGATCCATGTTCGGGACGTCCGGTTAAACGGTTCTGCGGCCAGCCACATCCTGCACGAGTACAGCGGGCTGGGCTACAAGGACCTGGACCTGATTTTCTGCGCAGATTTGAAAGGAGAAAGCGAGTTCCAGACTGTGAAGGACATAGTCCTGGACTGCCTCCTGGATTTTTTACCCGACTGTGTGAATAAAGAGAAAATATCCCCTCTAACGTTGAAG gaagcctATGTGCAGAAGATGGTGAAGGTGTGTAATGACTCGGACCGCTGGAGTCTCATCTCCCTCTCCAACAACCGAGGGAAGAACGTGGAGCTGAAGTTCGTGGACTCCCTTCGGAGGCAGTTTGAGTTCAGTGTGGACTCCTTCCAGATCAAACTGGattccctgctgctgttttacgaGTGCTCAGAGAACCCCATGGCTGAGACCTTCCACCCCACCATTGTGGGCGAGAGTGTGTACGGGGACTTCAGCGAGGCTCTGGACCACCTACGTCACAAGATCATCTGCACCAGGAACCCGGAGGAGATCCGAGGTGGGGGCCTCCTGAAGTACTGTCACCTGCAGGTGAGGGGCTTCCGGCCCGCGTCAGAGACAGAGATGAAGTCCTTGCAGCGCTACATGTGCTCGAGGTTCTTCATTGACTTCCCTGATATCGGTGAGCAGCAACGCAAGCTTGAGTCCTACCTTCAAAACCACTTTGTTGGCCTGGAGGACCGCAAGTACGACTATCTGATGACCCTCCATGGAGTTGTGAATGAGAGCACCGTGTGTCTGATGGGACACGAGAGAAGACAGACCTTAGGGCTCATAGCCATGTTGGCGGTGAGAGTACTTGCAGAGCAGAACGTCATTCCCAACGTGGCTAATGTTACGTGCTACTACCAGCCGGCTCCTTATGTGGCTGATGGCAACTTCAGTAACTACTACATAGCACAGGTGCAGCCTGTGTTTGCTTGCCAACAGCCTACCTACTCCACATGGCTGCCGTGCAACTGA